The nucleotide sequence gaattGAATATtagaaaagagcaatcgccgagtttcttgctggttcttattAGGGAGgacattctgaaccagtggtacatTCCTTggcaattcaaaagcacttgaaatgattatttaaatataaagttgAACAGTGAAAACATTCAATAAATAAGACTTTCCTATAGTAAACCATATTATCTTAAACTTGGTGGACACACTATCATGACTAGACAGGTGTTTCAAGATCATGTTTTGTCAAaatggctaattctgttgccATTTCTGTTGTTCTATTGTTGTtgtaaattgacaggtctaaatctttTGCTATCCCAGTCCGcaaggagcattatgaaagggatagcaatacatttaggcctgtcattttagtttacaGATTGTACAATAGAGTTAGCCCTATAAATATACGCTTCACAAGACAGTGAAAATGTTGTACATAGTTAAGAGATGAGACAACAATTCTCACCTTTTGCAGCAGAAAAGGCAACACCTGAAAAGCAATATCTATCCACGATAACTGTGGTGCCACTTTCCAGCAATTTGATTAAATGGTTAGCTTTCTCCCAACGGTTGGCTGAGAACAGCAAGTGAATAGCTTCATCTGGTAATTCTTTCTGGAAAATCAATATGAACATATAAAATTCCAGGAATTTCAATACAGGAATACATGTGTGATAGAGAAATACAGCAAGTACAATGTAGTTGAATCTTGGATAGTTCCAAAATTCAGCTATTCCATTTACagctgtattttatattttttttttaatatttctaggctatctgcaatcagtcatttgTCGACTATAATCAGATTATATGAGTGCGTTACGGGTTTGGAGAAGGTCACTCCATCAAGAGACTCTTCTCATAGGGCTATCCCTGGCTTTATTGTTCACAAGTCAGTTCTTCTATTGTGGCTCGTGAATGTATTCACGaaatatatattgtattttatatgtatgtaattattaaattagtattatgtaataatttatctcACAATTGAAATAACATTACAATCAGTGCATAATTTTAGGAAATCTTTTCAATTTCGTATAGACATTGCTAGCTGAtgactgcgacttcgtccatgtggatttagatttgtaagaatccagtgggaacttggattttccaggataaaaagtagcctatattgtCACTTTCTAGCCTTTAACTATAAAATTACACCAATCTGTTGCTTCATTGTGGTGTgggattttgaattttttttttaataataattacttttaacttttctttCTTCTGAGAAGCTTTAGcctttagtttagtttattttaaacataaaactTGGTTCAATTTTTGCTACATGCTAACTTACTTTTGATGTCAGATAACTGTTGATCACTTTTCCAATTTCTGAAGTCCTATTCGGGAAGTTTGTGTACTCAGCTGGTATTTCTTTACTACGAAGACTTTCAACtgataaacattaaaaaagtacaAGTTTATTTATGGAAGCCAGCAATACTCTGTAAATTGAGGCCACAGTTAGTCAATACAGCTACTACTAATGTGACAAAACCAACTACTTTAAAGCTTAATAGCTTTACCTCACAGGTCAATTTCTAATTCGAAGTCTCTAAATTGGCTTAGATTTGGTCTGGTCTGAATTAAATGAAACAGCCGTGTAATCGTTACTTCCAACTGATTATCGCTTACTGATCATTTAGTGGATCATCACACGAACACCGTGAGACTGCATAATAGTTGAGGATTAAGAGTAGTAACCCAGGGCGCTTCCCATTCAAACATAGTTTGGTTAACATCAATCAACATCTAAATATCAACCGATCAAACTAAATGAACGTggctacaaaatttcattgaatttgcaaaattcaaataaactgtTTCTATGGAAGGGTTAAAAAGCGCGCTAAGGTTACTTCTTTTAACTTGTTAAAACCGCCACTCATCGCGCTTGGTGGTAAAGCGTTAAAAGATATCACTGGCACTCAACTTACCCAGCTTCTTGCATTGTGTAGTCTTGCCGGTCCTGTCCACACCTTCGATAACTACCAAAGCGCCGCGTTTCATAACcattatgatttatgatattatattgtttGTTATCAAGAGATGGTTTGGTATTGATGAGTTATTAGTACTACTTAAAAATAATCAAGTTTATGTAAGATAGTAGTAGATACTTTAGTTttagtatttattaaaattactgtttatttttctaatttttagcAAAGAGTatatataaacacatttttagtttttactcaTAAAGTCATAAACTGACATATTTTGACAGCATTAAGCAATTTGCCGCGCAAATTGGCGCACATCATAGactttttctctctctctttcgtctggctttgcattgattagccaatgtcaagtttgtagttaattaTAAGTTAGTAAAACTatgtgtataagtatggacttcgcctgtggcggcgcccgccgacatacacgcagcgcccctctagagcgcttcccagtcagttccacccagtgttgccagtggcagatagtcaattgtaacacgagacatctcaaaatgtaacattttcacgagaaaagtaacatttccttatttttcgtggaaaataaaagtaataaggtacacaggttaatatggcactttattatacaaaaatttaaacagttttcttgtcccattagttagttaagcttaaaaagaatcgtaataataattgttgattgaataaattgactgctaatcctgaaaaagaaaaacaaatcaatatgtaaaataataatataccaacggatttagaaatgtctttgaatagctataacttattttgttaatcaatttataatagttacaagtgtaaattaaaaatttatatcaccccaacaagtgaaggttacattaactagaaaagagctgataactttcaaacggctgaaccgattttctttgattatagctaagaacactctccataaagccacctttcaaacaaaaaaactaaattaaaatcggttcattagtttgagagctacgatgccatagacagatacacagatacacacgtcaaacttataacacccctctttttggatcgggggttaaaaagattaaaatcgtcttatatcgggcgatctggcaacacaggactgtttgagtttgagaggctacgcactaggtggactttgtctgtgtagcgtttgatggcgcgcgtgtggtgcctttttggagcgttttttttttgttaaaagtggctggtttttgtgtttcactagcgtttttggtgctagaaccatgatggaactgactgggaagcgctctaaaggggcgccgtgtgtatgtcggcgagcgccggcacagacgaagtccttacttatatagtttccctaacttgaaaatatctacaaacttgacataagctaatctttgtaaagccagacgagagaataaaaaaaaacgcactaggtaggtacgcagtgaagaaaattacgcgggaatttcaaattcgttttgttaactgaacaatactaggcCGGTagctacctaactacttaccttggtctcagcaaagagatcgatagattcgatagcaaaactcaaattttaggttacgccggccggtatctactcagctcgctctcattcctgtaaagaaaaccgaagttacctacaacaataactaagtactaAATAGCTAcatgaacttctggaaactaatgtgacttaataataagatgacagtcaatacaaaaacgaactgctttcagttgcaaatactatgactttgtttttgcattactgattccctaattagttaactagtTACTTactaatttacttaaaactacattgtatacaacatttacttaccaagcaagtagtgttagcaacacatatacacagtcgataaggataacgaacaaaccaatcactttcgaattttgacgaaataaagatacaattttttttgtacttatatacctacaatatcactaccccgcaagga is from Maniola jurtina chromosome 14, ilManJurt1.1, whole genome shotgun sequence and encodes:
- the LOC123871979 gene encoding thymidylate kinase, producing the protein MVMKRGALVVIEGVDRTGKTTQCKKLVESLRSKEIPAEYTNFPNRTSEIGKVINSYLTSKKELPDEAIHLLFSANRWEKANHLIKLLESGTTVIVDRYCFSGVAFSAAKGLDVNWCKAPDAGLPKPDKVFFLNMSLENAQKRNGFGNERYEVLDFQKKVVDAYMQLKEENWELLDASRSMETIQDELLHKTTSIIENVGNKPIEKIWI